The Chitinophagales bacterium genome has a segment encoding these proteins:
- a CDS encoding PhoH family protein, which produces MSELTIKLETVDPIEFFGFNNNHLKTIKRTFNKVNIMARGNKIVASGNPEELEEFNVKVNNLIHYLEQYGKVSEQHLTEILQGLNPYDTHFPQFKDNVLVHGNSGLLVKAKTKNQQTMVDLCNSNDILFATGPAGTGKTYTAVALAVRALKNKWVKKIILTRPAVEAGESLGFLPGDLKEKVDPYLRPLYDALDDMIPPEKLAYYMTNRVIEVAPLAFMRGRTLDNAFMILDEAQNATLLQLKMFLTRIGPSAKCIITGDLTQIDLPKSQHSGLEKTIRILKDVDGIATLRLTEEDVVRHKLVKEIIKAFDRERE; this is translated from the coding sequence TTGAGCGAACTTACTATTAAATTAGAAACTGTTGATCCAATAGAATTTTTTGGGTTCAATAATAATCATCTAAAAACGATAAAAAGAACTTTTAATAAAGTTAATATAATGGCTCGTGGCAATAAAATTGTAGCGAGTGGTAATCCAGAAGAACTGGAAGAATTTAATGTAAAAGTCAATAATTTAATTCATTATTTGGAGCAATATGGTAAAGTATCTGAGCAACATCTTACAGAAATTTTACAAGGATTAAATCCATATGATACACATTTTCCACAGTTTAAAGATAATGTATTGGTACATGGCAATAGTGGTTTGTTGGTAAAGGCGAAAACCAAAAATCAGCAAACTATGGTTGATTTATGCAATAGCAATGATATTTTATTTGCAACTGGACCAGCTGGAACTGGAAAAACTTATACTGCTGTTGCTTTGGCTGTTCGTGCTTTAAAAAACAAATGGGTAAAAAAAATTATCTTAACAAGACCTGCAGTAGAAGCTGGTGAAAGTTTGGGTTTTTTGCCTGGCGATCTAAAAGAAAAGGTAGATCCATATTTGCGACCACTATACGATGCTTTAGATGATATGATTCCGCCAGAAAAATTAGCTTACTACATGACCAATAGAGTAATTGAAGTAGCTCCATTAGCATTTATGCGTGGTAGAACTTTAGACAACGCTTTTATGATTTTAGATGAAGCACAAAATGCTACACTGCTACAATTAAAAATGTTTTTGACGAGAATTGGTCCTTCTGCAAAATGTATTATTACTGGCGATTTAACACAAATCGACTTACCTAAAAGTCAGCATTCTGGTTTAGAAAAGACCATACGAATTCTTAAAGATGTAGATGGTATTGCTACACTACGATTAACCGAAGAAGATGTAGTGCGACACAAACTAGTAAAAGAAATTATTAAAGCATTTGATAGAGAAAGAGAATAG
- a CDS encoding antibiotic biosynthesis monooxygenase produces MIVRIVKLTFKPEEVETFKQYFPTVMHTIRNSEGCNLLQAWHDINDETIFFTYSLWNSEDDLNNYRHSDFFAGFWKTVKPWFADKAQAWSFDKILDLP; encoded by the coding sequence ATGATAGTTAGAATAGTAAAATTGACATTTAAACCAGAAGAAGTAGAAACATTTAAGCAATATTTTCCTACAGTAATGCATACTATAAGAAATAGCGAAGGTTGTAATTTGCTACAAGCTTGGCACGATATAAATGATGAAACCATATTTTTTACTTATAGTTTGTGGAACTCAGAAGATGATTTAAACAATTATAGACATTCTGACTTTTTTGCTGGATTTTGGAAAACTGTAAAACCATGGTTCGCAGACAAAGCTCAAGCATGGAGTTTTGATAAAATTTTAGACTTACCTTAG
- a CDS encoding site-specific integrase — MEKLYSISFYLDTRRIKENNKYPVKLRVFDLIIKKQKLFATKFEFTQTEFNSIWNTIKTRNEYKSIKLEMNEVLINTEKIADKIKPFSITEFEKKLFRHKSENINVLYHYDITIKKLLANGQIGTADNYKLSKHSILRFIEHSKKTIPKKLIFNDITPEFLANYERYMTETLNRSKTTVSMYLRALRTIFNDAIRNKDIDKDIYPFGKYKYQVPNSRKVKKALNKEQLSFIFNSTPKTEAQQRAKDFWFFTYACNGMNMKDIANLKYKNLDNDKIIFYREKIKNTKKDDLKPVTVFLNEFSSNIIKKYGNTMINKETLIFPIKDVNLSDEKQHKQVKNFTNATNKQFKKFLLSIGINENISTIWARHSFATNAIRNGATYEMIGEALSHSNTKTTMNYFAGFEDDKKKDLANKLMDF, encoded by the coding sequence ATGGAAAAATTGTATTCAATTTCATTCTACTTAGATACTCGTCGTATTAAAGAAAATAACAAGTATCCAGTTAAATTAAGAGTGTTTGATTTAATCATTAAAAAGCAAAAACTATTTGCTACAAAATTTGAGTTTACTCAAACTGAATTTAATTCGATTTGGAATACCATTAAAACAAGAAATGAGTATAAAAGCATCAAATTAGAAATGAATGAAGTTTTAATTAATACTGAAAAAATTGCAGATAAAATTAAACCTTTTAGCATTACAGAATTTGAAAAGAAACTGTTTAGACACAAGTCTGAAAATATTAATGTACTATATCATTACGATATAACTATTAAAAAATTATTAGCCAATGGACAAATTGGTACTGCTGACAATTACAAACTTAGTAAACATTCTATTTTAAGATTTATAGAACATAGTAAAAAAACAATTCCTAAAAAATTAATCTTTAATGATATAACACCTGAATTTCTTGCTAATTATGAAAGATACATGACCGAAACGCTCAATAGGAGTAAAACCACAGTTTCAATGTATTTGAGAGCTTTAAGAACTATTTTCAATGATGCTATAAGAAACAAAGACATAGATAAAGACATTTATCCATTTGGAAAATACAAATACCAAGTACCAAATTCAAGAAAAGTAAAAAAAGCACTCAATAAAGAACAATTGAGTTTTATTTTTAATTCAACGCCAAAAACAGAAGCACAACAGAGAGCTAAAGACTTTTGGTTTTTTACTTATGCGTGTAATGGAATGAACATGAAAGACATTGCTAACCTAAAGTATAAAAATTTAGATAATGACAAAATTATTTTTTATCGTGAAAAAATTAAAAACACAAAAAAAGATGACCTTAAACCAGTAACTGTATTTTTAAATGAATTCTCATCAAATATTATAAAAAAATATGGAAATACTATGATAAACAAAGAAACTTTAATCTTTCCTATTAAAGATGTAAACTTATCTGATGAAAAACAACACAAACAAGTAAAGAATTTTACTAATGCTACTAATAAGCAATTTAAAAAGTTCTTATTGAGTATAGGTATTAATGAAAATATTTCTACCATTTGGGCAAGACACAGTTTTGCTACTAATGCTATTCGTAATGGTGCAACCTACGAAATGATTGGAGAAGCACTTTCACACAGCAATACTAAAACGACTATGAATTATTTTGCTGGATTTGAAGACGACAAGAAAAAAGATTTGGCTAACAAACTTATGGACTTTTAA
- a CDS encoding SAM-dependent chlorinase/fluorinase translates to MAIISLLTDFGNEDFYVPAFKGALYSACPSAKIVDVSHTIKPYDIVNAAFFAKHVYQTFPKGTIHIIRVYEQGLTKQKLLAAKYQNYYFIAPDNGLLTLIFDDKPDLLVEVDTKQVQFKNTDEYYCRVVKEIVFNNNIGEIGKATSDYKVKNSMMSVIQADKIIGTVVYIDNFGNAITNIHQTDFDRFIATNSTWRINYRKYDYIDEIVEDYTDVNKSYNLARFNNHGYLELCIHCGSAAQLLGLQIGDSIQIVNE, encoded by the coding sequence ATGGCAATAATTTCGTTATTAACAGACTTTGGTAATGAGGATTTCTATGTTCCGGCTTTTAAAGGTGCGTTGTACTCTGCTTGTCCATCTGCAAAAATTGTAGATGTAAGTCATACTATTAAACCATACGATATTGTCAACGCAGCATTTTTTGCTAAACATGTGTATCAAACATTTCCTAAAGGTACTATTCATATCATTCGAGTTTATGAACAAGGTTTAACCAAACAAAAACTATTGGCAGCTAAATATCAAAACTATTATTTTATTGCACCAGACAATGGTTTGTTAACGCTTATTTTTGATGACAAACCAGACTTATTAGTAGAAGTAGATACTAAACAAGTACAGTTTAAAAATACAGATGAATACTATTGCAGAGTAGTCAAAGAAATTGTGTTTAACAATAATATTGGAGAAATTGGTAAAGCTACTTCAGATTATAAAGTAAAAAACAGCATGATGTCTGTTATACAAGCAGATAAAATTATTGGAACAGTAGTGTATATTGATAATTTTGGAAATGCGATTACCAATATTCATCAAACCGATTTTGATAGATTTATTGCTACCAATTCTACTTGGAGAATAAATTATAGAAAATATGATTATATAGATGAAATTGTTGAAGATTATACAGATGTAAATAAATCATATAATTTAGCACGATTTAATAATCATGGATATTTAGAATTATGCATACACTGTGGCAGTGCTGCACAACTACTCGGTTTGCAAATTGGAGATTCCATACAAATAGTTAATGAATGA